One window from the genome of Candidatus Flexicrinis affinis encodes:
- a CDS encoding SUMF1/EgtB/PvdO family nonheme iron enzyme: protein MARRIKELFVSYSRDDKHWTYEFAKALREDLTYSPFVDYRSVHVGTDWWRTICEHIESCDCVVYVMTPKSTESIYCRAEIEYAFALNKPILPLMLKDCTFPADLAAKRVQYLSISDEMQIDRVLLELQKGIAEVQHLIYEGEYESPNPLPLRPPEPKPNDTKTAEEVFDLAAEAAEDGHLEQAEQLFGQVAVADRTGRLGKRALERLEELRSYMQVARRANKPATLRDARKLWHDHVAVFGDDFDPLELSEKLTGKGDTNNILSDATARAVERFLSPTVPPKPKPLRPSSEHLLPAPFAWIDIPGDKGKNWPAASYKIAKYPITNAQFKVFIDAGGYGQNKWWTAAGWQQREEDKWTEPRYWKDAELSGAEQPVVGVSWYEAVAFCLWLSEATGEQIMLPTEKQWQYAAQGDDGRNYPWGNDWDCRRCNNSVSPCESNSTTPVRQYEGKGDSPFGAVDMAGNVWEWCLTDYETKTNDLNSAATDRVVRGGSWYINDTHYFRCDSRFWFYPHFGFSHFGFRISRS from the coding sequence ATGGCACGGCGTATCAAAGAGCTTTTCGTCAGCTATTCGCGCGATGACAAACACTGGACCTATGAGTTTGCAAAGGCTCTGCGCGAAGACCTGACGTACTCGCCGTTTGTAGATTATCGAAGCGTCCACGTCGGCACCGACTGGTGGCGGACGATTTGCGAGCACATCGAGTCGTGCGATTGCGTCGTCTACGTGATGACGCCCAAGTCAACCGAGTCGATCTACTGCCGTGCCGAGATCGAGTACGCGTTCGCACTCAACAAGCCGATCCTTCCGCTGATGCTGAAGGACTGCACGTTCCCAGCCGATCTTGCGGCAAAGCGTGTACAGTATCTGTCCATCAGTGACGAAATGCAGATCGATCGCGTGCTGCTGGAACTCCAGAAAGGGATTGCTGAGGTTCAGCACCTGATCTACGAAGGGGAGTACGAGTCGCCCAATCCACTGCCGCTACGGCCACCGGAACCGAAGCCGAATGACACCAAGACGGCCGAAGAGGTTTTCGATTTGGCCGCAGAAGCTGCCGAAGATGGGCATCTCGAACAGGCCGAGCAGTTATTCGGACAGGTCGCCGTGGCGGATCGCACCGGGCGTCTCGGCAAGCGGGCACTCGAACGGCTCGAAGAACTGCGGTCGTATATGCAAGTGGCACGGCGGGCGAACAAGCCGGCAACACTTCGAGACGCACGCAAGCTGTGGCATGATCATGTCGCTGTATTCGGCGATGACTTTGACCCGCTGGAACTGTCAGAGAAGCTCACGGGGAAAGGCGATACGAACAATATCCTGTCCGACGCCACAGCACGAGCGGTAGAACGATTTCTCTCGCCGACTGTACCGCCGAAACCGAAGCCGCTGAGGCCGTCCAGTGAGCACCTCTTGCCCGCGCCCTTCGCATGGATCGACATCCCCGGCGACAAGGGCAAGAACTGGCCTGCAGCATCGTACAAGATCGCCAAGTATCCGATCACGAACGCGCAGTTCAAGGTGTTCATCGACGCGGGTGGGTACGGCCAGAACAAGTGGTGGACGGCGGCAGGTTGGCAGCAGCGTGAAGAGGATAAATGGACCGAGCCGCGCTACTGGAAAGATGCCGAGTTGAGCGGCGCGGAGCAGCCCGTCGTAGGCGTGTCATGGTATGAAGCAGTGGCGTTCTGCCTCTGGCTGAGTGAAGCTACAGGTGAGCAGATCATGCTGCCGACCGAGAAACAGTGGCAGTATGCGGCGCAAGGGGACGACGGCCGGAACTATCCGTGGGGGAATGACTGGGATTGTAGGCGATGCAATAACTCGGTCAGCCCATGCGAAAGCAATTCTACGACGCCGGTGCGGCAGTATGAAGGCAAGGGCGACAGTCCCTTCGGTGCGGTCGATATGGCGGGCAACGTGTGGGAATGGTGTCTGACGGATTACGAGACTAAGACCAATGACCTGAACAGCGCGGCTACGGATCGCGTGGTGCGCGGCGGGTCGTGGTACATCAACGATACTCACTACTTCCGCTGCGATAGCCGTTTCTGGTTCTACCCTCACTTCGGGTTCAGCCACTTCGGTTTCCGCATTTCCCGCTCTTAG
- a CDS encoding response regulator transcription factor yields the protein MSARILVADSNSLSVIGAETVLLRRAQTTLSRADNGSNLIAKAKSEQPNIILLGDRFDPLIDTLALVERLRHAVPTAHIIVMGTLSDGLLIRDLLAAGAKGYLMVGDDLNTCLPIAVDMALRGWPYLSPTANAEYLTAMQSPLRDWKLDAEARAVLRLLAKGLHVSDIARQMDVPLRRIYWVRQKLRRRFGVQTNEHLISMAFQEGFAFPSN from the coding sequence ATGTCAGCGCGAATCCTGGTCGCAGACAGCAACAGCCTGAGTGTCATCGGCGCGGAAACCGTTCTCCTGCGGCGAGCGCAGACAACCCTCAGCAGGGCCGATAACGGCAGCAATCTGATCGCGAAAGCCAAGTCGGAACAGCCCAATATCATCCTCTTGGGGGATCGCTTCGATCCGCTCATTGACACGCTGGCGCTGGTCGAGCGACTTCGACACGCTGTGCCAACTGCGCACATCATCGTCATGGGAACCTTGAGCGATGGACTGCTGATCCGTGACCTGCTCGCGGCCGGGGCAAAAGGCTACCTGATGGTCGGTGACGATCTGAATACCTGTCTGCCGATCGCCGTCGATATGGCACTGCGGGGGTGGCCCTACCTCTCGCCGACCGCGAACGCCGAGTACCTGACCGCGATGCAGTCCCCGCTGCGCGACTGGAAGCTCGACGCGGAAGCCCGCGCCGTGCTGCGACTGCTCGCGAAAGGCTTGCATGTCAGCGATATCGCCCGGCAGATGGACGTACCGCTGCGGCGCATTTACTGGGTGCGCCAGAAGCTGCGCCGACGCTTCGGCGTTCAGACCAACGAACACCTGATCAGCATGGCCTTTCAGGAAGGCTTCGCGTTCCCGTCCAACTGA
- a CDS encoding tetratricopeptide repeat protein, translated as MRNQPRYSKGQRIGGYFLVHEALMGGMGEVYLCLDERQDVPVALKTFQGGDPGLADIFEKEVATWIALESHPNIVRCYYMERFDNIPFMALEWIAGVAGKGTDLRSWLKHGALEPALALRFTIDIVRGLQHANTTSPGIVHRDLKPDNVLVSQAHQAKITDFGLATLAYKGKIDIGVNDEIDMQRSRYVANIVGTPAYMAPEQWRGDVEIDFRTDIYAVGCILYELLTGRRPFDGTTVQQLRLQHLAAPVPGLNVGVSSRITGVLKGCLAKERRDRFERLDLMLTELIELYDSVSNSPLPEVTIETLTVIDLNNRGMTYGFLGQHERALMDFDAAIALDSDTAVAYYNRATAYQILGQHERAIEDYNFAIRLTPDDAHSYNNRGACYDFLDQHERAIEDYDAAIGLDPDYPEAHSNRGDLYRKLGQFDQAIQDHNTAISLDSGNPISYFNRGETYSDLNQHERAIADFDVAINLRPNYAIAYAHRGFSYGVLGKHERAIWDLDTAINLDPSYASAYSFRGNQHGHLGRFVLALRDYDTAIRINPNLDIAHLNRGSVLANMGRLHDALPSLETAYALGMRQALGKLQDVRRRLGLAPLSVQPKPDDSLAAANAFSGASSFAMMQHAVRQFPVLANMIPAIEQVIQEQVPPEQRGVFIQKLAWLRQIVG; from the coding sequence ATGCGTAACCAACCGCGCTACAGCAAGGGACAACGTATTGGAGGCTACTTCCTCGTCCACGAAGCGCTGATGGGCGGAATGGGCGAGGTGTATCTTTGCCTTGACGAGAGGCAAGATGTCCCCGTCGCACTCAAGACGTTTCAGGGTGGTGATCCGGGTTTGGCCGACATCTTCGAGAAGGAGGTGGCTACGTGGATCGCACTCGAAAGTCATCCCAATATCGTGCGCTGCTACTATATGGAGCGGTTCGACAATATCCCGTTTATGGCATTGGAGTGGATAGCCGGCGTAGCCGGCAAGGGTACCGACCTGCGAAGTTGGCTCAAGCACGGCGCACTGGAACCGGCACTGGCGCTGCGCTTCACCATAGACATCGTCCGTGGACTTCAACATGCCAACACCACGTCACCCGGTATCGTGCATCGTGATCTGAAACCAGACAATGTATTGGTTAGCCAAGCGCATCAGGCCAAGATCACTGACTTTGGTCTGGCGACTCTGGCATACAAAGGCAAGATAGACATCGGTGTCAATGATGAGATTGACATGCAGCGGAGTAGGTATGTAGCAAACATCGTGGGCACTCCGGCCTACATGGCACCAGAGCAATGGCGCGGGGACGTTGAGATCGACTTCCGAACTGACATCTATGCAGTTGGATGTATCCTGTACGAGCTGCTGACTGGCAGACGGCCGTTCGACGGGACAACAGTCCAGCAACTCCGCTTACAGCACTTGGCTGCACCGGTTCCAGGTCTCAATGTCGGCGTATCATCTCGTATCACCGGTGTTCTGAAGGGGTGCCTAGCAAAGGAACGCAGGGACCGCTTCGAGCGACTTGACCTGATGCTGACCGAACTGATCGAATTATATGATTCTGTCAGTAATAGTCCGCTGCCAGAAGTAACGATTGAAACGTTGACGGTGATTGATCTCAACAATCGTGGGATGACGTACGGTTTCTTGGGCCAACATGAACGCGCCCTTATGGACTTTGACGCGGCCATCGCACTCGATTCCGATACCGCGGTCGCATACTATAACCGTGCGACTGCCTACCAGATCTTGGGTCAGCATGAGCGAGCAATAGAAGACTACAATTTCGCTATTCGACTGACGCCAGACGACGCCCACAGCTACAACAACCGCGGTGCGTGCTACGATTTCCTTGATCAGCACGAGCGGGCGATCGAGGACTATGACGCGGCCATTGGACTGGATCCCGATTATCCAGAAGCCCATTCGAACCGCGGTGATTTGTACCGAAAGCTAGGTCAGTTCGACCAGGCAATTCAGGATCATAACACTGCCATCAGCCTCGATTCTGGTAATCCGATATCCTACTTCAATCGAGGTGAAACCTACAGCGACCTCAACCAACATGAGCGGGCGATCGCGGACTTCGACGTCGCCATCAATCTGCGGCCCAACTACGCCATTGCGTATGCACATCGCGGCTTCAGCTACGGGGTCTTGGGGAAGCATGAGCGGGCAATTTGGGATCTCGACACCGCCATCAACCTTGATCCTTCGTACGCGTCAGCGTATTCGTTCCGTGGCAATCAACACGGGCACTTGGGCCGGTTCGTGTTGGCGCTCCGTGACTATGATACGGCGATCCGCATTAACCCGAACTTGGACATCGCACACCTCAATCGAGGATCTGTGCTAGCGAACATGGGGCGTCTTCACGACGCACTACCGTCACTGGAAACGGCGTACGCGCTCGGGATGCGTCAGGCTTTGGGCAAGTTGCAGGACGTGCGCCGGAGATTGGGTCTGGCACCTTTGTCAGTGCAGCCAAAACCTGACGATAGTTTGGCGGCGGCAAATGCGTTTTCCGGTGCAAGTTCATTCGCAATGATGCAGCACGCAGTACGCCAGTTTCCTGTCTTGGCTAACATGATTCCGGCTATTGAGCAGGTGATACAGGAGCAAGTTCCACCGGAACAGCGCGGCGTCTTCATACAGAAACTAGCGTGGTTACGCCAGATCGTAGGGTGA